A genomic window from Agrobacterium tumefaciens includes:
- a CDS encoding DUF4376 domain-containing protein, with product MFSIDPNDLPAYLHSLTVSERRLCSWHPVENCFDGDEEVMGKLRGVSRDEIVFSYSKALKLSSVEDQIAARLADGFETEGGLHVALDDASRVDMGAMATTAMAASTGAIAWPESYSQGWITVENVRIPMPDPGAGLAIAALVGDYYAGIRQRGRTLKDAVSEAETQSVLNAIDIESGWP from the coding sequence ATGTTTTCCATTGATCCAAACGATCTGCCCGCGTACCTCCATTCGCTCACTGTTTCTGAGCGTCGCTTATGTTCTTGGCACCCCGTCGAAAACTGTTTCGATGGGGACGAGGAGGTCATGGGAAAGTTAAGAGGCGTGTCACGCGACGAAATCGTCTTTTCCTATAGTAAGGCACTCAAACTCTCATCAGTAGAAGATCAAATTGCAGCACGGCTCGCTGACGGGTTTGAGACAGAAGGTGGCCTTCATGTCGCCCTAGACGATGCCAGCAGGGTTGACATGGGAGCTATGGCGACAACCGCCATGGCTGCATCGACTGGCGCTATCGCATGGCCGGAGAGTTATAGTCAGGGATGGATTACGGTCGAGAATGTCCGTATCCCCATGCCAGACCCAGGGGCCGGTCTCGCAATCGCAGCTCTGGTAGGAGATTACTACGCCGGGATCAGGCAGCGCGGCCGCACATTAAAAGATGCCGTGTCGGAAGCGGAGACGCAATCAGTTCTGAATGCCATTGACATTGAAAGTGGATGGCCGTGA
- a CDS encoding DUF2313 domain-containing protein translates to MARDPGLNTRTTVASAGAPAGGVPSAWDSLASPSNDDLIGGAVSLWPPGAAFGTPDGQAISLSSRLADFTRVLISPWEWLYARAFKLVNESTVFGVDEMLPDWEVEYGLPDACAADEESVAARLRALEAKLMAVAIVTPPDFIRLAASYGFTITIEEPAIFECGFSECGGEHTVGHVRQEVYWLVTVTDLAVDYFRAGESECGYDPLFSYGEAERLLCLLRQHSPAWAIPVLSS, encoded by the coding sequence TTGGCTCGTGATCCGGGATTGAACACCAGAACCACAGTGGCCAGCGCCGGTGCACCTGCCGGCGGTGTTCCGTCTGCATGGGACAGTCTGGCCTCGCCATCTAACGATGACCTTATCGGCGGCGCCGTTTCGCTCTGGCCGCCTGGTGCTGCCTTTGGCACGCCAGATGGGCAGGCAATATCTCTTTCGAGCCGGCTCGCCGATTTCACGCGAGTGCTAATTTCGCCTTGGGAATGGTTGTACGCGCGCGCGTTCAAGCTCGTTAATGAAAGCACAGTATTCGGTGTCGATGAGATGCTACCCGACTGGGAGGTCGAATACGGCCTTCCGGATGCCTGTGCCGCCGATGAGGAGAGCGTGGCGGCAAGACTGCGGGCGCTCGAAGCGAAATTGATGGCGGTCGCCATCGTCACTCCTCCGGACTTCATAAGGCTCGCAGCTTCTTATGGTTTTACGATCACAATCGAGGAGCCGGCAATCTTCGAATGCGGCTTTTCGGAATGCGGTGGCGAGCACACAGTCGGGCATGTCAGGCAAGAAGTTTACTGGCTCGTGACGGTAACCGATTTGGCAGTCGACTATTTCCGGGCCGGTGAAAGCGAGTGCGGGTACGACCCGCTCTTCTCCTACGGTGAAGCGGAACGGTTGCTTTGCCTTTTGCGACAACATTCGCCGGCATGGGCGATCCCTGTCTTATCCAGTTGA
- a CDS encoding phage tail tape measure protein yields MANRKIRAELEIDGKDSTSPAFRSVATRMGQIERQMSRFNKTASDFDRKVASINRHSAGMQRAAEGFNKAGTMLRTGIAGYGAYEVGRAIAGTVKDFAALERQMTRIGITADASAAQTKEAFAQAQQIAKDLNYDSVQPAIEAIDTLVASGKSLDEAMAFLPSVLATAQATGAATQDIANTGLKAADALKIETKNMQRAFDIMVMGGKAGQFELKDMAQYIPGLANSFATLGYKGEDGLKKLVAILQTIREDTGDASSAATQAQNIFGKMYSEETGKKFAKFGIDLRKEMEAAKKTGEDAVTAFIRLSNEAIKGDLSKLPLLFSDQEFRLGMQSLMTSSDSLKRFIDTMNSAEVNGTVFRDVNRIFGDTQASIDRMSNSWEKLKTSLGESVAPAVTPLMDGGVKQLDRYNARQRGMEKRGWGWFRRNLGVISTTEEMDLAYEGGYRDEKFLGEYWASRYGAGRDDPRRPRASTGRQGRPVVIGDFPGGGHGYTNRTLPAGSAPIPAPRPREIASGPSATSDLQRQYREYGQGRVAGQKISTEVANMDVFRGIRERLEQSTEVAGTQAGKSIADGGQTAAAAIESGSQKLQSAGDSFLSGLTAAAQKLLDAANRLQNLRINATAIGAQGGKALANADTGRTFPPDISKPTGAQ; encoded by the coding sequence ATGGCCAATCGGAAAATCCGCGCCGAGCTTGAGATCGATGGCAAGGACAGCACCAGTCCTGCTTTCCGCTCCGTCGCGACCCGCATGGGCCAGATCGAGCGTCAGATGTCGCGGTTCAACAAGACCGCGTCCGACTTCGACCGCAAGGTCGCGTCGATCAATCGGCATTCGGCTGGAATGCAGCGCGCTGCCGAAGGCTTTAACAAAGCCGGCACGATGCTGCGAACCGGTATCGCCGGCTATGGTGCCTATGAGGTAGGCCGCGCGATTGCGGGTACGGTCAAGGATTTTGCGGCGCTTGAACGCCAGATGACCCGCATCGGCATCACGGCCGATGCGTCGGCGGCGCAGACAAAGGAGGCCTTCGCGCAGGCGCAGCAGATCGCGAAGGATCTGAACTACGACAGCGTGCAGCCCGCAATCGAGGCGATTGATACGCTTGTTGCTTCCGGCAAGTCGCTGGATGAGGCGATGGCGTTCCTGCCTTCCGTACTCGCCACGGCGCAGGCCACGGGCGCGGCAACGCAGGACATCGCCAACACCGGTCTCAAGGCCGCCGACGCCCTGAAGATCGAAACGAAGAATATGCAGCGCGCCTTCGATATCATGGTCATGGGCGGCAAGGCCGGCCAGTTTGAACTGAAGGATATGGCGCAATACATCCCCGGCCTCGCAAACAGTTTCGCGACGCTCGGTTACAAGGGTGAGGATGGTCTGAAGAAACTTGTTGCCATCCTTCAGACGATCCGCGAGGACACAGGCGACGCCAGCAGCGCCGCTACTCAGGCGCAAAACATCTTCGGCAAGATGTATTCTGAAGAAACGGGCAAGAAGTTTGCCAAGTTCGGCATCGATCTTCGAAAGGAGATGGAGGCCGCAAAGAAAACCGGAGAAGACGCCGTCACAGCGTTCATCCGGCTCTCGAATGAGGCGATCAAGGGCGACCTTTCCAAGCTTCCGCTGCTGTTCAGCGATCAGGAATTCCGTCTGGGCATGCAGTCCCTGATGACCAGTAGCGACAGCCTGAAGCGGTTTATCGACACGATGAATTCCGCTGAAGTCAACGGCACTGTTTTTCGCGATGTGAACCGCATCTTCGGAGACACGCAAGCATCGATCGACAGGATGTCAAACAGCTGGGAAAAACTGAAAACATCTTTGGGCGAAAGTGTCGCGCCTGCGGTCACACCCCTCATGGATGGCGGCGTCAAGCAGCTGGATCGCTACAACGCCCGTCAGCGCGGCATGGAAAAGCGGGGGTGGGGCTGGTTCCGACGGAACCTTGGGGTCATCTCCACGACAGAGGAGATGGATCTCGCCTATGAAGGTGGATACCGCGACGAGAAGTTTCTCGGCGAATATTGGGCTTCCAGATATGGGGCCGGCAGAGACGATCCGCGCCGCCCTCGTGCCTCGACTGGCCGTCAGGGGCGGCCGGTTGTTATCGGGGATTTCCCGGGCGGTGGGCATGGATATACCAACCGGACATTGCCTGCTGGTTCCGCACCCATCCCCGCACCTCGCCCAAGAGAAATTGCCTCCGGACCATCTGCTACCAGCGATCTCCAGCGCCAGTACCGCGAGTACGGGCAAGGCCGAGTGGCGGGACAGAAGATATCGACCGAAGTTGCGAACATGGATGTGTTTCGCGGAATTCGCGAGCGTCTCGAACAGTCGACCGAGGTTGCGGGAACCCAGGCTGGGAAGTCAATTGCCGATGGAGGTCAGACTGCTGCTGCTGCCATCGAGAGCGGATCGCAAAAACTGCAAAGCGCTGGCGACAGCTTTCTCTCGGGATTGACTGCTGCTGCACAGAAACTCCTGGATGCGGCCAACAGGTTGCAGAACCTCCGGATCAATGCGACCGCAATTGGCGCGCAGGGGGGTAAAGCTCTCGCAAACGCTGATACCGGCAGGACTTTCCCGCCGGATATCTCGAAGCCGACTGGCGCACAGTAA